A part of Salmo salar chromosome ssa18, Ssal_v3.1, whole genome shotgun sequence genomic DNA contains:
- the LOC106577618 gene encoding LOW QUALITY PROTEIN: synaptopodin-2-like (The sequence of the model RefSeq protein was modified relative to this genomic sequence to represent the inferred CDS: deleted 1 base in 1 codon), whose product MGTGDYICVTVRGGAPWGFSLCEGEGDAHRPLQVYQVEEGGRASLAGVCEGDEVVSLNGEPCGDLSLPEAIALIDACVDRLQLLVKRCCALTPKAFNSEETYFGTRESSGEALESTNLRILSLGRSQPPRELYIVESQDEAYYRETESDTEAARGTHLVHTQLCVPAPGECSGPESQLLGGGGDGGQAGPQGGGFSPGAMVELQLSLSEHTLEDPVCTSLGSALGIEGEIQAREALQNKALLHTTTHSLYVCGPAREPLSQHGVVEITLQHPAAGRGSPRLVEGAIGASGNVGGAPREEGAGQRQGAPASFTVSFGIPKEGAEPAEEPDSDSEEDLGKPNKHRARHARLRRSESLSDKQVKEAKSKCKRIAILLNADAPNPNNKGVLMFKRHRQRAKKYTLVSYGTGESEPEYEDDDSEEEEDYEEKDPRAIKFTLVATTSESELDEDFITNAHGGGRVITCDWDTGLLKIERKLNSGEEMEQLPNTMGKGATMFSQRRQRMDEIAAEHEEMRRQGIPVEGVQEVEKHAAYQQMEERSYMQATTESQAYMDVNVHQKQQQQYQQFQEQQYYEQQQQQQQYQQQQQYQQQQQYEQQQYNQQQQYQQQQYQQQQQYHQQQQIQQYSSNMNGVANHQSNEMQSSMSNRTPQSFSVQNQVPVPFLPPVSGNNQEAMSQGEQIASRDERISTPAIKSGILQDTRNRFKGKPMFNFKQAPKVPPNPELMNLLNRSDKKLDFESATEEDYLSLGAEACNFLQSPRVKHKTPPPVAPKPIINPNSPPWSPQPELANQELPLHAENSVPAPATASEPESAPAPELDPTPVPAPEPSPPLAPQEVPANTPSPEKHTWSPPGSQAEQQPQQAPAWGRNGPSPPQPHSQPEPQVSSKAPAQTQAQQQPQLQPPVSTWTPAEMKPQAPAPSQSPPQLPWVTPQPPPPQPQAQPQPPINYWAAQPQWAQPQEQAQAQPPWVQPQEQVQQQPLSPWAQPQEQVQQQPQPPWTQPQEQAQVQPTWVQPQEQVQQQPQPPWAQPQEQVQQQPQPPWAQPQEQAQAQPPWVQPQVQQQPQPPWAQPQEQVQQQPQPPWVQPQEHVQQQPQPPWGQQPQPPQQAWPQAQAQPQPPWVSSPQSPMNAWTPPQSQAQPPQPPWAQSAQPQPTAQPQPHMNTWAQAPAQAQAQLPINAWTPDQNQVQPQSHWAQTTPTQSPSQQSWQQPPPQQTPPQPPMNAWAPAQAPPQTHTSTWDPTTTASPSKYPDPDGQSGSTFSETWECATKCSPFYSTASPTANEFLHAWRKVIVTPHQSNGQRLGTSARHGLSFVDAAVTGKGADLFAKRQSRMEKYVVDSDTVLAATAQAAQQAQAATAQENKARSTSPSPSVPHSWKYSPNCRAPPTSNYNPIQSPSYPPGAIKQPPPSSPAAKAKKGKGKPACKPLAVIDVMKHQPYQLNASLFTYGPAVEAAEAAKAAAPKPAPAPAPVPPNQNQPVRYEQLSPVQPAGPMNAAYPQQPQHPQQPYGMPPQPHMHDSPYHQVPPNAYQTPNNPYQQAPAGPYQQPYNPLYQQAPPAPYLPQHHPQPQAPNPSFQPTPQGPYQPAHSPPYQAAPQAPYQPLPPSTYVVPSFPIAAKPESISGGSTAPKPRFMAKKSSAQVWKPAAVEKEVCEQALTECEQEFGRSYTLSPPAAKAPSLGLRSSSGSRFPSYKPLVQASSAQAPPGKQTSWLDRSYKPPSPWEAAAHHPMGLVDEAFAFQNLQQAIAFNVRSAAQRKLLPEPPAEWKARVSYDPPRKTEVWNPNQRWNKRQSWGKSQGQSQGQSQDQSQGQSKGQSQDQSQGQSQGQNQGQNQDQSRSYSRVMPPFLSPTKSIASAPAGSTGYRSLPRQWQPQRSLTETNIGPSGAIHGTEGPWGASSSRATDLCTTLAGAGDKNKNKK is encoded by the exons ATGCTGCGCACTAACCCCCAAGGCATTTAATTCAGAGGAGACCTACTTTGGCACAAGGGAGTCCTCTGGTGAGGCTTTGGAAAGCACCAACCTCCGCATCCTGTCCCTTGGCAGGTCCCAACCACCCAGAGAGCTCTACATCGTTGAGTCCCAGGATGAGGCCTACTACcgggagacagagagtgacacTGAGGCCGCCAGAGGGACCCATCTGGTCCATACCCAGCTCTGCGTGCCCGCACCTGGGGAGTGCAGCGGCCCAGAGTCCCAGTTACTCGGAGGGGGAGGGGACGGAGGTCAAGCGGGACCCCAGGGAGGGGGTTTCTCCCCAGGGGCAATGGTGGAGCTCCAGTTGTCCCTCTCTGAACACACCCTGGAGGATCCTGTCTGCACCTCCCTGGGGAGTGCTCTTGGAATAGAGGGGGAGATCCAGGCGAGAGAGGCCCTCCAGAACAAGGCCCTCCTCCATACCACCACCCACTCGCTCTACGTCTGTGGCCCAGCTAGGGAGCCCCTGAGTCAGCATGGAGTGGTGGAGATCACCCTGCAGCATCCTGCAGCCGGAAGGGGTTCTCCACGTCTGGTAGAGGGTGCCATTGGGGCCAGTGGAAATGTTGGTGGAGCCCCCAGGGAGGAAGGAGCAGGGCAAAGACAGGGAGCTCCTGCCTCCTTCACTGTCTCCTTCGGAATTCCCAAAGAGGGTGCCGAGCCGGCAGAGGAGCCAGACTCGGATTCGGAGGAGGACCTTGGGAAACCCAACAAGCACCGGGCCAGGCACGCCA GGCTCAGGCGCAGTGAGAGCCTGTCAGACAAGCAGGTGAAGGAGGCCAAGTCTAAATGTAAGCGCATTGCTATTCTTCTGAACGCTGACGCTCCCAACCCCAACAACAAGGGGGTGTTGATGTTCAAGAGGCATCGACAGAGGGCCAAGAAGTACACACTCGTCAGCTACGGCACTGGTGAGAGCGAACCAGAGTACGAGGACGACGAcagcgaggaggaggaagactacGAGGAAAAAGACCCCCGAGCGATCAAATTTACCCTCGTAGCCACCACCAGCGAGTCAGAGCTTGACGAGGACTTCATTACTAATGCCCATGGTGGAGGCAGAGTGATAACCTGCGACTGGGACACGGGACTACTCAAGATCGAGCGCAAGCTCAATTCCGGGGAAGAGATGGAGCAACTGCCCAACACCATGGGCAAGGGGGCCACAATGTTTTCCCAGCGCCGCCAGCGCATGGACGAGATCGCTGCCGAACATGAGGAGATGAGGCGCCAGGGGATTCCTGTGGAGGGAGTGCAGGAGGTGGAGAAGCATGCAGCCTACCAGCAGATGGAGGAGCGCTCGTACATGCAGGCCACCACAGAGAGCCAGGCCTACATGGACGTGAACGTGCACCagaagcagcagcaacagtatcaGCAGTTCCAAGAGCAGCAGTATTAcgagcagcaacagcagcagcagcaataccagcagcagcagcaataccAGCAGCAACAACAGTACGAGCAGCAGCAATACAACCAGCAGCAGCAATACCAGCAGCAACAATATCAACAACAGCAGCAGTACCACCAGCAGCAGCAAATTCAACAGTACTCGTCTAACATGAACGGTGTCGCCAACCACCAAAGCAATGAAATGCAGAGTTCCATGAGCAATCGAACCCCCCAATCCTTCTCGGTacaaaaccaggtgcccgttccATTTCTTCCTCCAGTGAGTGGGAACAACCAAGAAGCGATGAGTCAGGGGGAGCAGATTGCCTCGCGCGACGAGCGCATTTCAACCCCGGCTATTAAGTCTGGGATTTTGCAGGACACAAGGAACCGATTCAAGGGCAAGCCAATGTTCAATTTCAAACAGGCTCCCAAAGTGCCACCCAACCCGGAGCTTATGAATCTCCTCAACAGGAGTGACAAGAAGTTGGATTTCGAGTCCGCTACGGAGGAGGACTACCTTAGCTTGGGGGCTGAGGCTTGCAACTTTCTCCAGTCACCAAGGGTCAAACATAAGACGCCTCCACCAGTCGCTCCCAAGCCTATCATTAACCCCAACTCTCCGCCTTGGTCCCCTCAGCCTGAGCTGGCCAACCAGGAGTTGCCACTGCATGCTGAAAATAGTGTCCCTGCACCTGCTACAGCCTCCGAGCCGGAGTCCGCCCCTGCTCCAGAACTGGATCCAACCCCTGTCCCGGCTCCAGaaccctcccctcctcttgcACCCCAGGAAGTTCCTGCCAACACCCCCTCTCCAGAAAAACACACATGGAGTCCTCCAGGGTCCCAGGCAGAGCAGCAGCCCCAGCAAGCGCCAGCCTGGGGAAGAAATGGACCTTCTCCACCTCAGCCTCATTCCCAACCCGAGCCTCAAGTGAGTTCTAAGGCTCCAGCACAAACACAGGCACAACAGCAGCCACAACTGCAGCCACCCGTGAGTACTTGGACACCTGCTGAAATGAAGCCCCAGGCTCCAGCTCCAAGTCAGTCCCCACCACAGCTCCCTTGGGTGACtccccagcctcctcctcctcagcctcaAGCTCAGCCTCAGCCACCAATTAATTATTGGGCTGCGCAGCCCCAATGGGCTCAACCTCAAGAGCAAGCACAGGCCCAGCCACCATGGGTTCAGCCTCAAGAACAAGTACAGCAACAGCCCCTGTCACCTTGGGCTCAGCCTCAAGAACAAGTTCAGCAACAGCCCCAGCCACCATGGACTCAGCCTCAAGAACAAGCACAGGTCCAGCCAACATGGGTTCAACCTCAAGAACAAGTCCAGCAACAGCCCCAGCCACCTTGGGCTCAGCCTCAAGAACAAGTTCAGCAACAGCCCCAGCCACCATGGGCTCAGCCTCAAGAACAAGCACAGGCCCAGCCACCATGGGTTCAACCTCAAGTTCAGCAACAGCCCCAGCCACCATGGGCTCAGCCTCAAGAACAAGTTCAGCAACAGCCCCAGCCACCTTGGGTTCAGCCTCAAGAACATGTACAGCAACAGCCGCAGCCACCATGGGGGCAACAACCTCAGCCTCCACAACAGGCTTGGCCCCAGGCCCAGGCCCAGCCTCAGCCACCTTGGGTGTCATCACCTCAGTCTCCAATGAATGCATGGACACCACCacagagccaggcccagccaccaCAGCCACCTTGGGCCCAATCAGCCCAACCCCAACCTACAGCTCAGCCCCAACCCCATATGAATACATGGGCCCAAGCACCTGCTCAGGCTCAAGCACAGCTACCCATTAATGCCTGGACCCCAGATCAGAATCAGGTCCAGCCACAGTCACATTGGGCCCAAACAACGCCAACCCAATCCCCATCCCAGCAAAGCTGGCAACAGCCACCTCCACAGCAGACACCCCCACAGCCACCTATGAATGCATGGGCCCCGGCTCAGGCACCGCCTCAGACACACACAAGTACCTGGGACCCCACAACCACAGCAAGCCCCAGTAAATACCCAGACCCCGATGGACAAAGTGGCTCAACCTTCTCCGAAACCTGGGAATGCGCCACAAAATGCTCCCCGTTCTATTCCACCGCCTCGCCCACAGCGAATGAATTCTTACACGCTTGGAGAAAGGTCATCGTCACCCCTCATCAATCCAATGGCCAGCGTCTTGGTACCAGTGCGAGGCATGGGCTCAGCTTTGTCGATGCC GCTGTTACAGGGAAAGGAGCCGATTTGTTCGCCAAGAGGCAGTCTCGTATGGAGAAGTATGTCGTGGATTCAGACACTGTGCTGGCAGCCACTGCACAGGCAGCCCAGCAAGCCCAGGCAGCCACTGCGCAGGAAAACAAGGCAAGGTCCACATCGCCCTCTCCCTCCGTACCTCATTCGTGGAAATATTCACCCAATTGCAGAGCTCCCCCTACATCAAATTACAACCCCATACAGTCCCCGTCCTACCCACCAGGGGCTATTAAGCAACCCCCTCCATCTAGCCCTGCAGCCAAAGCCAAGAAAGGGAAAGGCAAACCTGCCTGCAAACCCCTTGCTGTTATAGATGTCATGAAACATCAGCCGTATCAGCTCAATGCCTCCCTTTTTACATATGgcccagcagtggaggctgccgaGGCTGCCAAGGCCGCTGCACCAAAGCCTGCCCCAGCCCCTGCCCCAGTCCCTCCAAACCAAAACCAACCAGTCAGATATGAGCAACTTTCCCCTGTCCAGCCGGCTGGACCAATGAATGCTGCCTATCCACAGCAGCCTCAGCACCCTCAGCAGCCCTATGGGATGCCCCCTCAACCACACATGCACGATAGTCCCTACCACCAAGTCCCACCTAATGCTTACCAGACACCTAACAACCCCTACCAGCAAGCTCCTGCTGGCCCTTACCAACAACCATATAATCCCCTTTACCAACAAGCCCCTCCAGCCCCTTATCTACCCCAGCACCATCCCCAGCCCCAAGCTCCAAACCCTTCCTTCCAACCGACCCCCCAAGGTCCATATCAGCCAGCCCATAGCCCCCCTTACCAAGCAGCACCCCAAGCCCCCTACCAGCCACTACCTCCCAGTACCTATGTGGTCCCCAGCTTTCCGATAGCGGCAAAGCCTGAGTCCATCTCTGGGGGCAGCACCGCTCCAAAGCCCAGGTTCATGGCCAAAAAGAGTTCAGCCCAGGTATGGAAGCCAGCAGCTGTGGAGAAAGA AGTCTGTGAGCaggctttaacagaatgtgaacaG GAGTTTGGCCGGAGCTACACTCTGTCCCCACCCGCCGCCAAAGCACCATCGCTGGGCCTCCGGTCATCGTCTGGATCCCGCTTTCCCTCATACAAACCCCTGGTACAGGCCTCGTCTGCTCAGGCCCCCCCGGGAAAGCAGACGTCATGGCTGGACAGGAGTTACAAGCCTCCTTCCCCCTGGGAGGCCGCAGCCCACCACCCCATGGGCCTGGTTGACGAGGCCTTCGCCTTCCAGAACCTCCAGCAGGCCATCGCCTTCAACGTGCGCTCGGCTGCCCAGCGCAAGCTCCTCCCTGAACCCCCTGCCGAGTGGAAGGCTAGGGTGTCTTACGATCCTCCCAGGAAGACTGAGGTATGGAACCCGAACCAGAGATGGAACAAGAGACAGAGCTGGGGTAAGAGCCAGGGTCAGAGCCAGGGTCAGAGCCAGGATCAGAGCCAGGGTCAGAGCAAGGGTCAGAGCCAGGATCAGAGCCAGGGTCAGAGCCAGGGTCAGAACCAGGGTCAGAACCAGGATCAGAGTCGGAGTTACAGCAGAGTTATGCCTCCGTTCCTGTCCCCGACCAAGAGCATAGCCTCGGCCCCCGCCGGTTCGACTGGCTACAGGTCCCTGCCCAGACAGTGGCAGCCACAGAGGTCCCTGACGGAGACCAACATCGGGCCCTCTGGGGCTATTCATGGTACGGAAGGCCCCTGGGGGGCCAGCAGCAGCCGAGCTACAGATCTGTGTACAACACTAGCTGGAGCTGGAGACAAGAACAAGAACAAAAAGTAA